The Posidoniimonas polymericola genome has a segment encoding these proteins:
- the rplO gene encoding 50S ribosomal protein L15, with amino-acid sequence MILDDVHRGINKNKKRKRIGRGPGSGHGKTSGRGHKGQGSRAGNSSHPTFAGGSMPMVRRVPKRGFNNRFADTVVVVNVGQIDAVFEAGEEVTLEALATKNLAKGRFDLLKVLGDGELTKKLKISAHRFSKSAVEKIEKSGGEMVTLPGKTPVAQKQREARAKKQAAKS; translated from the coding sequence ATGATTCTGGACGACGTCCATCGCGGTATAAACAAGAACAAGAAGCGCAAGCGGATCGGCCGCGGCCCGGGCTCCGGGCACGGCAAGACCTCCGGCCGTGGCCACAAGGGCCAGGGTTCGCGCGCGGGCAACTCGTCGCACCCCACATTCGCGGGCGGGTCGATGCCGATGGTCCGCCGCGTGCCGAAGCGCGGCTTCAACAACCGCTTCGCCGACACGGTCGTGGTGGTCAACGTCGGTCAGATCGACGCGGTCTTTGAGGCCGGCGAAGAGGTGACCCTCGAGGCGCTGGCCACCAAGAACCTGGCCAAGGGGCGGTTCGACCTGCTCAAGGTGCTGGGCGACGGCGAGCTGACCAAGAAGCTCAAGATCTCCGCGCACCGGTTCAGCAAGTCGGCGGTCGAGAAGATCGAGAAGTCCGGCGGCGAGATGGTGACCCTGCCCGGCAAGACCCCGGTCGCCCAGAAGCAGCGTGAGGCCCGGGCCAAGAAGCAGGCCGCCAAGTCGTAG